In Candidatus Neptunochlamydia vexilliferae, the sequence TTCAGCGATCTTTATCGCTCAAGCGTATGGGATTGAGGTGACAGTGGTCAAAGTCCTCATCCTCATCTTTGTCTCTCTTGTTTCTGCGATCGGAGCGGCAGGAATTCCCGGGACGGGGATTGTGATGCTCTCTGTGGTTCTCAATGCGATGGGACTTCCCCTAGAAGGAATCGCCCTTGTTGCTGGAGTTGACCGTCTGCGCGAAATGGTTTCCGCTGTAGTGAATGTCTTGGGTGATGCCGTTGCAGCCGTCTTTATTGCAAAAACAGAGAAACAAATTGATGAAAAACGGTACCATGCAATTACATGGTTAGAATAGGTCCGATATGTCTGATTCTGAAGTAGAGATTAAGCTCCCAAAACTTGGGGAAAGTATTGTCAGTGCCACCGTTGTTCAGTGGTTTAAGAAGGTAGGCGATACCGTCAAACTGGATGAGCCCCTCTTGGAAGTTTCCACCGACAAGGTCAATAGTGAAATTCCCTCTCCCGTTGCGGGAAAGGTGACCCAAATCCTAGCAAACCCCGATGAAGAGCTCGATGTCGGTGCTCCCTTAGCGATGATTGTGACTGTTCAAGCAGGAGAAAAGGTCGAAGAAAAAGAAGCTCCCCAAGTAGAAGCGCCGGCGCCAACCGCCTCCAAAAAAGGATTTTTCACCCCAGTTGTTATGAAGCTTGCACAGGAAAAAGGGGTGAGTCTTGAAGAGCTTGAGAAGATTCCCGCCACAGGAGCTGGGGGACGTCTTTCTAAGCGGGACCTGGAGGGGTATCTCAACAAGAAGCCTGAGGGGGACGAGCGGGTGAAGATGTCGCCGATGCGGAAAATGATTGCCGACGCGATGGTCCGCTCCTACTTCCAGGCGCCCCATGCCACCTTAATGAATGAGGTCGATGTGACCAAACTCATGGGACAACTTAAAGAGAGCAAAGAGAGTTTTCTGAAGGAAAATGGGTTTAAGCTCACTATCACCAGTTATATTGCAAAGGCGATTGCCGACAGTGTCAAAGAGTTCCCGATGATCAACGCCTCTCTAGAAGGAGACACGATCCTCCTTAAGAAAGAGGTCAATCTTGGCATTGCAGTCAGTGTGGATCAGGGAATCCTCGTCCCCGTCATTGCCAATTGTGATAGCCGCCCCCTCAAAGACATTGCTCGCGAAGTGGCAACCCTTTCCGACAAAGCGCGGACCGGGAAGCTGGTTCCCGACCAGGTGCAAAAGGGGACGATCACCATGACCAACTTTGGAATGTCGGGAGTGCTCACCGGCACCCCGATCATCAACCATCCCGAAGTCGCCATCCTTGGCGTAGGCGCTATTACTAAAAAGGTGGTAGTTCTAGAGGATGACACGATGGCGATCCGCTCGATCATGTCTCTTTCCCTCTCCTTTGATCATCGAGTCATCGACGGAATGTATGGGTGCGGCTTTCTCGCTGCCATTAAAGAGCGGTTAGAGGGTGTCGCCACAAGGTGATCAATCCTTAAGCTCTTCCTATGGGAAATTTCATCGTTGTCCTCCTTCAAAAGCCCGATTTGGGCTTTCTGCATCGGACGCCTTGAACTTCCCTCATAGTAAGCGCTTCTTTATTGACCATCTTGTGACGACACCCTCTA encodes:
- a CDS encoding dihydrolipoamide acetyltransferase family protein, with translation MSDSEVEIKLPKLGESIVSATVVQWFKKVGDTVKLDEPLLEVSTDKVNSEIPSPVAGKVTQILANPDEELDVGAPLAMIVTVQAGEKVEEKEAPQVEAPAPTASKKGFFTPVVMKLAQEKGVSLEELEKIPATGAGGRLSKRDLEGYLNKKPEGDERVKMSPMRKMIADAMVRSYFQAPHATLMNEVDVTKLMGQLKESKESFLKENGFKLTITSYIAKAIADSVKEFPMINASLEGDTILLKKEVNLGIAVSVDQGILVPVIANCDSRPLKDIAREVATLSDKARTGKLVPDQVQKGTITMTNFGMSGVLTGTPIINHPEVAILGVGAITKKVVVLEDDTMAIRSIMSLSLSFDHRVIDGMYGCGFLAAIKERLEGVATR